The Chlorocebus sabaeus isolate Y175 chromosome 9, mChlSab1.0.hap1, whole genome shotgun sequence genome includes a window with the following:
- the PCBD1 gene encoding pterin-4-alpha-carbinolamine dehydratase isoform X2 has protein sequence MTRVALQAEKLDHHPEWFNVYNKVHITLSTHECAGLSERDINLASFIEQVAVSMT, from the exons ATGACAAGAGTGGCCCTGCAGGCTGAGAAACTGGACCACCATCCTGAATGGTTTAACGTGTACAATAAG GTTCACATCACGCTGAGCACCCATGAGTGTGCTGGCCTTTCAGAACGGGACATAAACCTGGCCAGCTTCATCGAACAAGTAGCAGTGTCCATGACGTAG